The region GGGTCAAAACCGATAAGCCGATTATTACCCAGATTTCGAGGTTTGACAAGTGGAAAGACCCGCTCGGTGTACTGGAAGTCTTTAAAATCGCCCGGGAAAAAGCGGACTGCCGGCTTGTTCTGTGCGGAAATATGGCAACGGACGATCCCGAAGGATGGGAAATTTTCGAAAAAGTCAAACAGCGCGCCAAACCGCTTATCGATAAAGGCGATGTCGTTCTCATCACTGTCGAGAGCAATATCCTTGTCAATGTCCTCCAGCGTTCCGCCGCAGTGGTAATCCAGAAATCACTCCGCGAGGGATTCGGTCTCACTGTCACCGAAGCGCTCTGGAAGGAACGGGCGGTTGTGGCATCGAATGTCGGCGGGATACCGCTTCAGATTCAGGACAGCGAAAACGGGTTCCTTCTCGATCCCGACGATAACACGGGTTTTGCCGAACGAATCGTCGAGCTCCTCAAACATCCCTCGCTCGGTAAAGAGATGGGGCAAAAAGGGAAGGAGACGGTCAGGCAGCAGTTCCTCATGACCCGGGTTCTTTCTGATTATCTGGACTTGTTCAACGATATAATCGCATGAAACTCAGGCATATTTCACCGCCCTCTATATCGGATCATAAAAATTTTTATGGTGACAGCGGGGCTTTTCACACTATTTTAAAACAATTGCCGCTCCGAACATGAACATGATGTAATCGAGGACATATGGA is a window of bacterium DNA encoding:
- a CDS encoding glycosyltransferase yields the protein LQGEKINFSEMKKRLYVQASEVFSTYTHIDNHDFVVIHDPQPLPLIKFYRKRQPWIWRCHIDLSSPDKELWEYLKRFILNYDIVIVSSEKYESRDLPVDYRIIQPAINPLTHKNKEINGQVISKYLKKYGVKTDKPIITQISRFDKWKDPLGVLEVFKIAREKADCRLVLCGNMATDDPEGWEIFEKVKQRAKPLIDKGDVVLITVESNILVNVLQRSAAVVIQKSLREGFGLTVTEALWKERAVVASNVGGIPLQIQDSENGFLLDPDDNTGFAERIVELLKHPSLGKEMGQKGKETVRQQFLMTRVLSDYLDLFNDIIA